A region from the Streptosporangium sp. NBC_01756 genome encodes:
- a CDS encoding ABC transporter permease, translated as MLSIALSELVQIFRNRLVLVTSLVMPAAVSALFIHQHEIFAALGSLGYIAAIVMFTVGAFGLYTTTVTTLAARRQNLFLKRLRSTAAGDTGILFGLLLPITVISLVQVAVIMTVLAVITGEPDNILLLAAAVLSMVIMMLGLGLATAGLTNSPEHAQVTTLPISVGTILVASWVGTTGTEELTLLKRLLPGGSATELVVNAWNGGVPVTDSLVLLVPTLSWVVVAVALASRIFRWEPRR; from the coding sequence ATGCTCTCGATCGCTCTCAGCGAGCTGGTCCAGATCTTCCGGAACCGGCTGGTTCTGGTCACCAGTCTCGTCATGCCCGCAGCGGTCAGCGCGTTGTTCATCCACCAGCACGAAATCTTCGCGGCCCTGGGCAGCCTCGGATACATCGCGGCGATAGTGATGTTCACCGTGGGGGCGTTCGGGCTCTACACCACCACGGTGACCACGCTGGCCGCACGCCGGCAGAACCTCTTCCTCAAGCGGCTGCGCTCCACCGCGGCGGGCGACACCGGCATCCTCTTCGGGCTGCTCCTCCCGATCACCGTCATCTCACTGGTCCAGGTGGCCGTGATCATGACCGTGCTGGCTGTGATCACCGGCGAGCCGGACAATATCCTCCTCCTGGCTGCGGCCGTCCTCTCGATGGTGATCATGATGCTCGGCCTGGGCCTGGCCACGGCGGGACTGACGAACTCCCCCGAACACGCCCAGGTGACCACGCTGCCCATCAGCGTCGGCACCATCCTCGTGGCCAGTTGGGTGGGGACCACCGGCACCGAGGAACTCACCCTGCTCAAACGGCTGCTTCCCGGCGGCTCGGCCACCGAACTGGTGGTCAACGCCTGGAACGGCGGCGTTCCCGTCACGGACTCCCTGGTTCTCCTGGTGCCCACACTGAGCTGGGTCGTCGTCGCCGTCGCGCTGGCCTCCCGGATCTTCCGCTGGGAGCCGCGCCGATGA
- a CDS encoding M20 metallopeptidase family protein, whose amino-acid sequence MNGVHERLHAALRAELPTAHLLRRELHAEPCVSGKEEPTLRRVLEALPEGAALEQVAGTGALLRVGGDGPAVGIRGELDALPIAERTGVSWAARNGAMHACGHDVHLAALVALTRAVDRVGAPTPMVAVLQPREETHPSGALDIIESGALDRLQVGAMVAAHVQPVLGAGETACTSGAVNASADEFTLTVRGQSGHAAYPQFSRDPVLAVAQVIVAAQQLVSRNSDPMTPTVVTFGTVTAGTAPNVTPADAVVRGTLRTMSETWRGQLHERLRVIADGIARAHGCEAEVLISRGEPVLVNDARLAEETAYLLARLTGPELDTEYGHHAPATLRSCGADDFARYTSVVPSLMMFVGVDTSSGLHTPEFLPDDEAVTAVAESLLAAYLAAAHVIGGTGVP is encoded by the coding sequence GTGAACGGTGTCCATGAGCGACTCCACGCCGCGCTCCGCGCCGAACTGCCCACCGCCCACCTCCTGCGCCGCGAACTGCACGCCGAACCGTGCGTCTCCGGTAAGGAGGAGCCGACGCTCAGGCGCGTGCTGGAGGCGCTGCCCGAGGGCGCCGCGCTGGAGCAGGTGGCCGGCACCGGCGCGCTGCTGCGCGTCGGCGGCGACGGCCCGGCCGTCGGCATACGCGGGGAACTGGACGCCCTGCCGATCGCCGAGAGGACGGGCGTCTCGTGGGCCGCGCGCAACGGCGCCATGCACGCCTGCGGCCATGACGTCCACCTCGCCGCGCTGGTGGCGCTGACCAGGGCGGTCGACCGGGTGGGTGCGCCCACACCGATGGTCGCGGTGCTGCAGCCGCGTGAGGAGACCCACCCCTCCGGAGCCCTCGACATCATCGAGTCCGGCGCGCTCGACCGGCTCCAGGTCGGCGCGATGGTCGCCGCACACGTCCAGCCGGTGCTCGGCGCCGGTGAGACGGCCTGCACGTCCGGCGCGGTCAACGCCTCCGCCGACGAGTTCACCCTCACCGTCCGGGGGCAGAGCGGGCACGCCGCCTACCCGCAGTTCTCCCGCGACCCGGTCCTGGCCGTCGCCCAGGTCATCGTGGCCGCGCAGCAGCTCGTCAGCCGCAACTCCGACCCGATGACACCGACCGTGGTCACCTTCGGCACGGTCACCGCGGGCACCGCCCCCAACGTCACCCCCGCCGACGCCGTGGTGCGGGGCACCCTCCGCACGATGTCGGAGACCTGGCGCGGTCAGCTCCACGAACGGCTCCGGGTGATCGCCGACGGGATCGCCCGCGCCCACGGCTGCGAGGCGGAGGTGCTCATCTCGCGAGGGGAGCCGGTGCTCGTCAACGACGCCCGCCTCGCCGAGGAGACCGCCTACCTGCTCGCCCGGCTCACCGGACCCGAGCTGGACACCGAGTACGGCCACCACGCCCCCGCCACGCTGCGTTCCTGCGGAGCCGACGACTTCGCCCGCTACACCTCGGTCGTACCGTCCCTGATGATGTTCGTGGGGGTCGACACGTCGTCGGGCCTGCACACTCCGGAGTTCCTGCCGGACGACGAGGCCGTGACGGCGGTCGCCGAGAGCCTGCTCGCCGCCTACCTCGCCGCCGCACACGTGATCGGCGGCACCGGCGTCCCCTGA
- a CDS encoding amidohydrolase family protein has translation MASSRRGESLERAVEAIALVDHHVHGALAGDVSRREFEEMITESDRPVPSWMTFFDSQLGFAVLRHCAPVLGLDPHPEPDTYLARRNRLGADEVNRRLLTAGGVGHFLVETGHRGDEILDPARMAAVTGRPADEIVRLEAVAEAVAAEGVEAAGFAAAFETALWERSRTARGLKTVVAYRHGFDFEPGPPTLAEVTAAADRWLWRSEEAEKVRIDDPVLLRHLIWKGIERGLPLQFHTGYGDPDVDLRRSDPLLLRGLIELAEPRGVPFVLLHCYPFHRNAGFLAQAYPHVHFDVGLAVNHTGARSTAVVAESLETAPFAKILFSSDAWGPAELHHLGALLWRRAMTRVLSGFVANGEWSEAQAVRVATMIGAENARRVYGLGEAA, from the coding sequence GTGGCTTCCTCGCGTCGGGGTGAGTCCCTGGAGCGGGCGGTCGAGGCGATCGCGCTGGTGGACCACCATGTCCACGGCGCGCTGGCCGGGGATGTGTCGCGGCGGGAGTTCGAGGAGATGATCACCGAGTCCGACCGGCCGGTGCCCTCCTGGATGACCTTCTTCGACTCCCAGCTCGGGTTCGCCGTCCTGCGCCACTGCGCGCCCGTGCTCGGCCTCGACCCGCACCCCGAACCGGACACCTACCTCGCCCGCCGTAACCGGCTCGGGGCCGACGAGGTCAACAGGCGGCTGCTGACCGCCGGCGGGGTCGGCCACTTCCTGGTGGAGACGGGCCACCGGGGGGACGAGATCCTCGACCCGGCGCGGATGGCCGCCGTCACCGGCAGGCCCGCCGACGAGATCGTCCGGCTGGAGGCGGTCGCAGAGGCGGTCGCCGCCGAGGGGGTCGAAGCCGCCGGGTTCGCCGCAGCCTTCGAGACGGCCCTGTGGGAGCGCAGCCGTACGGCACGCGGCCTGAAGACCGTCGTCGCCTACCGCCACGGGTTCGACTTCGAGCCCGGCCCGCCCACCCTGGCCGAGGTGACGGCGGCCGCCGACCGCTGGCTGTGGAGGTCCGAGGAGGCCGAGAAGGTCCGCATCGACGACCCGGTGCTGCTGCGCCACCTGATCTGGAAAGGGATCGAGCGTGGCCTGCCGCTGCAGTTCCACACCGGCTACGGCGACCCCGACGTCGACCTCCGCCGCTCCGACCCGCTGCTGCTACGCGGTCTCATCGAGCTGGCCGAGCCCAGGGGCGTCCCCTTCGTCCTGCTGCACTGCTACCCCTTCCACCGCAACGCCGGGTTCCTCGCGCAGGCCTACCCGCACGTCCACTTCGACGTCGGGCTGGCGGTGAACCACACCGGGGCGCGCAGCACCGCCGTCGTGGCCGAGAGCCTGGAGACGGCGCCGTTCGCCAAGATCCTCTTCTCCTCGGACGCCTGGGGTCCCGCCGAACTCCACCACCTCGGCGCCCTGCTCTGGCGTCGCGCGATGACCCGTGTCCTGTCGGGTTTCGTCGCGAACGGGGAGTGGAGTGAGGCACAGGCCGTACGGGTCGCCACGATGATCGGCGCGGAGAACGCCCGCCGGGTCTACGGCCTCGGGGAGGCCGCGTGA
- a CDS encoding response regulator transcription factor: MRIVVAEDLYLLRDGMVRLLQAYGHQVVATATTGPETLEALLTWRPDVAVVDVRMPPTQSDEGLQAALAARREVPGLPILILSQHVEQLYARELLADGSGGIGYFLKDSVFDADQFVDALERVADGGTAMDPAVIAKLLSSGSSNRRLGQLTEREHSVLGLMAEGLSNQAIGQRLFLSESAISKYTTSLFGKLGITDDDTNNRRVLAVLTYLNNP, from the coding sequence ATGCGAATCGTTGTAGCCGAAGACCTCTACCTCCTGCGCGACGGGATGGTCCGCCTCCTCCAGGCGTACGGGCACCAGGTGGTGGCGACGGCGACCACCGGACCCGAGACGCTGGAGGCGCTGCTGACCTGGCGGCCGGACGTTGCCGTCGTCGACGTCCGCATGCCGCCGACCCAGTCGGATGAGGGCCTGCAGGCGGCTCTTGCCGCCCGCCGCGAGGTTCCCGGACTGCCGATCTTGATTCTTTCCCAGCACGTCGAACAGCTGTATGCCCGCGAACTCCTGGCCGACGGCTCCGGTGGCATCGGCTATTTCCTTAAAGACAGCGTGTTCGACGCCGACCAGTTCGTCGATGCCCTGGAACGCGTGGCCGACGGCGGGACCGCCATGGACCCGGCTGTCATCGCCAAACTGCTGTCCAGCGGGTCTTCGAATCGACGGCTCGGACAGCTCACCGAACGCGAACACTCCGTGCTCGGCCTCATGGCGGAGGGATTGTCCAATCAGGCCATCGGCCAGCGGCTTTTCCTCAGCGAAAGCGCCATCAGCAAATACACCACCTCTTTGTTCGGCAAACTCGGCATCACCGATGACGACACCAACAACCGCCGCGTCCTCGCCGTCCTCACCTACCTGAACAATCCCTGA
- a CDS encoding sensor histidine kinase has protein sequence MRQLASAAVGFARACVVVVVTMLVPAVWAAAVALWMWWWDGDPWSGIVPFMWACIGTLALSRPVCRMVRSLVAKWTGTVIPTGYRQAGPVARMSTGYWWNGYSYERTSRDAHLDQQWRTRWRDPATWRDLRFTAIAPVTAGVICAIPLTGVAAAVLGLSQPALPARLIGVFGLAVAIVGAPYTWRSLEPVAVRFLRPSPAMTMADRVDELTAQRADTTVAQAAEIRRIERDLHDGAQARLVALGLSLATAEKLMETDPEQARALMREARAGATTSLTELRDLVKGISPPVLTERGLIDAVRALALDSPLEAMVDADLQLRLDPPIESAMYFGIAELLTNAAKHAHATRVRISIAQDDTGIVVEVEDNGRGGVDERAGGGLDGLRRRLAVFDGTVEITSPAGGPTRVRMMVPCESL, from the coding sequence ATGAGGCAGCTGGCAAGCGCCGCCGTGGGATTCGCGCGAGCGTGCGTCGTGGTGGTCGTCACCATGCTGGTTCCGGCCGTGTGGGCCGCCGCCGTGGCGCTGTGGATGTGGTGGTGGGACGGAGACCCGTGGTCGGGGATAGTGCCGTTCATGTGGGCGTGTATCGGCACGCTCGCCCTGTCCCGCCCGGTCTGCCGGATGGTCCGCTCCCTCGTCGCGAAGTGGACGGGCACCGTCATTCCCACCGGATATCGGCAGGCCGGGCCAGTGGCACGGATGTCAACCGGGTACTGGTGGAACGGCTACTCCTACGAGCGCACCAGCCGGGACGCCCACCTAGATCAGCAATGGCGAACCAGGTGGCGCGATCCCGCCACCTGGCGGGACCTGCGGTTCACCGCGATCGCACCGGTCACCGCGGGAGTGATCTGCGCGATCCCGCTCACCGGAGTCGCGGCGGCGGTCCTCGGGTTGTCCCAGCCGGCGCTCCCCGCGCGCCTGATCGGGGTGTTCGGCTTGGCCGTGGCGATTGTCGGAGCCCCGTACACCTGGCGGTCCCTCGAGCCGGTAGCTGTCCGTTTCCTGCGCCCGTCGCCTGCGATGACAATGGCCGACCGGGTCGACGAGCTGACGGCCCAGCGCGCCGATACCACGGTCGCGCAGGCCGCCGAGATCCGCCGGATCGAGCGGGACCTCCACGATGGAGCGCAGGCCCGCCTCGTCGCGCTCGGGCTGTCGTTGGCGACCGCGGAGAAGCTGATGGAAACCGACCCCGAGCAGGCCAGGGCGTTGATGCGGGAGGCGCGAGCCGGCGCCACCACGTCACTGACCGAACTGCGCGACCTGGTCAAGGGAATCAGCCCGCCGGTGCTGACCGAACGAGGGCTCATTGACGCCGTCCGCGCTCTCGCCTTGGACAGCCCGCTCGAAGCGATGGTCGACGCCGACCTTCAGTTACGCCTGGACCCGCCGATCGAGTCCGCCATGTACTTCGGAATCGCCGAACTGCTGACCAACGCGGCCAAGCACGCCCACGCGACCCGAGTACGAATCTCCATCGCCCAGGACGACACCGGCATCGTCGTGGAGGTCGAAGACAACGGCCGGGGCGGGGTCGACGAGCGAGCCGGCGGTGGGCTCGATGGGCTACGCCGCCGCTTGGCGGTCTTCGACGGCACCGTGGAGATCACCAGCCCGGCAGGCGGTCCGACCCGTGTGAGAATGATGGTCCCATGCGAATCGTTGTAG
- a CDS encoding MFS transporter: MSTVTTTSTTPVVPTRSPLIGWLAVGSVMLGIFSIVTAEILPIGLLTSIGAGFDISDGAAGLMLTVPGILAAIAAPVVTVATGRLDRRLMLCALMLLLAVADFLAAAAPAYWVMAISRVLVGLVIGGFWSIGAGLAVRLVRPERVGTATAVIFSAVPLGSVLGVPAGTLIGHLAGWRTAFVVMGVMTVGVLLALIVLVPPLPAVQATRLDVLVGLFRNVGVRVGLVLTFLIVMAHFGTYTYVTPFLQQVTRVSPGLVTTFLLVYGVAGIVGNFVAGATVTRGLRATFVVVGCMIAGATLLLPVFGGGDVGAIVLLIVWGLAYGAVPVCSQTWFATSAPHATEAASILFTSSFQATIAVGALLGGVVVDASSPSAVMVCGGAIAVLMVLTATVSRAVPGPAPHRPGDRRSPRSAER; encoded by the coding sequence ATGTCCACCGTCACCACCACCTCCACCACCCCTGTCGTGCCGACGAGATCACCGCTGATCGGCTGGCTGGCCGTCGGTTCGGTGATGCTTGGGATCTTCTCGATCGTCACCGCCGAGATTCTGCCGATCGGCCTGCTGACGTCCATCGGAGCCGGCTTCGACATCTCCGACGGCGCGGCGGGCCTGATGCTGACCGTGCCCGGCATCCTGGCCGCGATCGCCGCGCCGGTGGTCACCGTCGCGACCGGGCGACTCGACCGGCGCCTGATGCTGTGCGCCCTGATGCTCCTGCTGGCCGTCGCGGACTTCCTCGCGGCCGCCGCACCGGCCTACTGGGTCATGGCGATCTCCAGGGTGCTGGTCGGGCTGGTCATCGGCGGCTTCTGGTCGATCGGCGCCGGCCTCGCCGTACGGCTGGTGCGGCCGGAGCGGGTCGGCACGGCGACCGCGGTGATCTTCTCGGCCGTCCCGTTGGGGTCCGTGCTCGGCGTACCCGCGGGCACCCTCATCGGGCACCTCGCGGGCTGGCGGACGGCCTTCGTCGTCATGGGAGTGATGACGGTGGGGGTGCTCCTCGCGCTGATCGTGCTGGTGCCGCCGCTGCCCGCCGTCCAGGCGACGCGGCTGGACGTCCTCGTCGGCCTGTTCCGCAACGTCGGCGTTCGAGTTGGACTCGTTCTGACATTTCTCATAGTGATGGCCCATTTCGGGACTTATACCTATGTGACCCCCTTTCTTCAGCAGGTCACCCGGGTAAGCCCGGGTCTGGTCACCACCTTCCTGCTCGTGTACGGCGTCGCCGGCATCGTCGGCAATTTCGTCGCGGGTGCGACGGTGACACGCGGCCTGCGGGCCACATTCGTCGTCGTCGGCTGCATGATCGCCGGCGCGACCCTGCTGCTTCCGGTCTTCGGCGGGGGAGATGTCGGCGCGATCGTGCTGCTCATCGTGTGGGGGCTGGCCTACGGCGCCGTCCCGGTCTGCTCGCAGACCTGGTTCGCCACCTCGGCCCCGCACGCGACCGAGGCGGCCTCGATCCTCTTCACCTCGTCCTTCCAGGCCACCATCGCCGTCGGAGCCCTGCTCGGGGGCGTCGTGGTGGACGCCTCCTCCCCGTCCGCCGTCATGGTGTGCGGCGGCGCGATCGCGGTCCTCATGGTGCTGACGGCCACGGTCAGCCGGGCCGTACCCGGACCGGCGCCTCACCGACCCGGAGACCGCCGGAGTCCCAGGTCAGCCGAGCGATGA
- a CDS encoding helix-turn-helix domain-containing protein: protein MNGVELFLLGRTLMKIGEEALPTEGLDAQPGGHRSVLIVASDIREHPDSSVGEIAVRTGLPQSQVSTCVARLREAGSIVTAADPRDRRRLLVRQAPEISERVAAVRAAPIDSALTAALGTDDPQRVGEVTAALETLARHLSPQALTRLHAE, encoded by the coding sequence ATGAACGGAGTCGAGCTGTTCCTGCTGGGACGGACCCTGATGAAGATCGGCGAAGAGGCCCTCCCCACCGAGGGGCTCGACGCACAGCCCGGCGGCCATCGGTCGGTCCTCATCGTGGCGAGCGACATCCGCGAGCATCCCGACAGCTCCGTCGGCGAGATCGCCGTGCGGACCGGCCTCCCGCAGAGCCAGGTGTCCACCTGCGTCGCCCGGCTCCGCGAGGCGGGCTCCATCGTGACGGCGGCCGACCCCAGGGACCGCCGGCGCCTTCTCGTACGGCAGGCCCCCGAGATCTCCGAACGGGTGGCCGCGGTCCGCGCGGCCCCCATCGACAGCGCGCTGACCGCCGCACTGGGCACCGACGACCCGCAGCGGGTCGGCGAGGTCACCGCCGCCCTGGAGACACTCGCACGGCACCTGTCCCCGCAGGCGCTGACCCGCCTGCACGCGGAGTGA
- a CDS encoding aromatic-ring hydroxylase C-terminal domain-containing protein, producing the protein MLHTRAQVALRRGHDEAAEALREMFQELLADEQPLRRMGAMVAGVDIRYRMPGTNPHPLAGTFAPNLTLHTDQGITSVAELLHPARPILLDLAGRPDLREAVRDWGQRVDVHTAKTDRRPADALLIRPDAHIAWAALIDEPAGTASPALRQALSSWFGTR; encoded by the coding sequence ATGCTGCACACCCGAGCCCAGGTGGCACTGCGGCGCGGGCACGACGAGGCCGCCGAAGCGCTCCGTGAGATGTTCCAGGAGTTGCTCGCCGACGAGCAGCCATTGCGCCGCATGGGAGCCATGGTCGCCGGCGTCGATATCCGTTACCGAATGCCCGGCACGAACCCCCACCCCCTGGCCGGCACCTTCGCGCCCAACCTCACCCTGCACACCGACCAGGGAATTACCAGCGTCGCCGAACTCCTGCACCCCGCCCGGCCCATCCTCCTCGACCTGGCCGGCCGCCCCGACCTTCGTGAGGCCGTTCGTGACTGGGGGCAGCGCGTCGACGTTCACACCGCCAAGACCGACCGGCGACCGGCCGATGCCCTGCTGATCCGCCCGGACGCCCACATCGCCTGGGCCGCACTCATCGACGAACCCGCCGGAACCGCCTCGCCTGCGCTGCGCCAGGCACTCTCCAGCTGGTTCGGCACGCGCTGA
- a CDS encoding CatB-related O-acetyltransferase yields MPPVPADPTVVHPMPGQPRVVLLKPLVTSPLIEVGEFSYYDDPDDPTAFETRNVLYHYGPEKLVIGKFCALGEGVRFIMNGANHRMDGPSTFPFPIMGGSWAEHFDLITGLPGRGDTVVGNDVWFGYRAMVMPGVRIGDGAIIASGAVVVDDVPAYGIVGGNPARLIRRRHSDADIDRLLALAWWDWPLQHITEHVRTIMSGSVGELEKAASAQA; encoded by the coding sequence ATGCCACCTGTTCCCGCCGACCCGACTGTGGTGCATCCCATGCCCGGGCAGCCGCGTGTGGTGCTGCTGAAGCCGCTGGTCACCTCGCCGCTGATCGAGGTCGGAGAGTTCTCCTACTACGACGACCCGGATGATCCGACCGCCTTCGAGACCCGCAACGTGCTGTATCACTACGGGCCGGAGAAGCTGGTCATCGGGAAGTTCTGCGCGCTGGGCGAGGGGGTGCGGTTCATCATGAACGGCGCCAACCACCGTATGGACGGCCCCTCGACGTTCCCTTTCCCGATCATGGGCGGCTCCTGGGCCGAGCACTTCGATCTCATCACCGGCCTGCCCGGGCGGGGTGACACCGTGGTGGGCAATGACGTCTGGTTCGGGTACCGGGCCATGGTGATGCCCGGTGTCCGCATCGGCGACGGAGCGATCATCGCCTCCGGCGCCGTCGTCGTCGACGACGTCCCCGCTTACGGCATCGTCGGCGGCAATCCGGCCAGGCTCATCCGCCGTCGTCACAGCGATGCCGACATCGACCGCCTGTTGGCCCTGGCCTGGTGGGACTGGCCGCTGCAGCACATCACCGAACACGTCCGCACGATCATGTCCGGCAGCGTCGGCGAGCTGGAGAAAGCGGCCTCCGCGCAGGCCTAG
- a CDS encoding TetR/AcrR family transcriptional regulator gives MTEKPHRRGADRTEAIMRTTLELGQEIGYTKLSIEAVAARAGASKQTIYRRWSSKGALLLDSLLSLNEPTLDYPDTGDIVADLRAQIHSAVDLLGRPPFGPLFKSLIGEAQNDPQIAAALNEHLITPQADKTVARLKKACDQGQLSRAFDLDLAMAILSGPLYFQLLITQEQLTYEYVDRILDALFTGMGPAQAAKPSGPVA, from the coding sequence ATGACCGAGAAACCTCACCGTCGCGGAGCCGACCGGACCGAGGCCATCATGCGGACCACGCTGGAGCTCGGCCAGGAGATCGGCTACACCAAGCTGAGCATCGAGGCGGTCGCGGCCCGTGCGGGCGCCAGCAAGCAAACCATTTACCGCCGATGGTCATCCAAGGGAGCCCTGCTGCTCGACTCGCTGCTGTCGCTGAACGAGCCCACCCTGGACTACCCCGACACCGGCGACATCGTCGCCGACCTGCGCGCCCAGATCCACTCCGCCGTCGACCTGCTGGGCAGGCCACCCTTCGGCCCCTTGTTCAAATCCCTGATCGGCGAGGCCCAGAACGATCCCCAGATCGCCGCCGCGCTCAACGAGCACCTCATCACGCCACAGGCGGACAAGACCGTCGCCCGATTGAAGAAGGCTTGCGACCAGGGCCAACTGTCGCGCGCCTTCGACCTCGACCTGGCGATGGCGATCCTGTCCGGCCCGCTGTACTTCCAACTCCTGATCACTCAGGAACAGCTGACATACGAGTATGTCGACCGGATCCTCGACGCACTTTTCACTGGAATGGGCCCGGCCCAAGCCGCCAAGCCCAGCGGTCCCGTCGCGTGA
- a CDS encoding ATP-binding protein → MTLHHSSPAVLNAAPECAAERLLPAVPTSVRDARSMVRRELSLWGADDLIDDCVLVVSELVTNAVRHGGAACALRISGSGRHVYGELFDPGAGTPAVCEAGPEATGGRGLQIVDTLADDWGVTWPPAGGKVVWFTIALPAPRRCPVLRPVLEFR, encoded by the coding sequence TTGACTCTCCACCACAGCTCACCCGCGGTTCTCAACGCGGCCCCCGAGTGCGCGGCCGAGCGCCTGCTGCCCGCGGTCCCCACGAGCGTGCGCGACGCCCGCTCGATGGTCCGCCGCGAGCTCTCCCTCTGGGGTGCCGACGACCTCATCGACGACTGCGTGCTCGTGGTCAGCGAGCTGGTCACCAACGCCGTCCGGCACGGGGGCGCCGCCTGTGCGCTCAGGATCAGCGGCAGCGGACGCCACGTGTACGGCGAGCTCTTCGATCCGGGCGCGGGGACGCCCGCGGTGTGCGAGGCCGGCCCGGAGGCTACCGGCGGCAGGGGATTGCAGATCGTCGACACCCTCGCCGACGACTGGGGCGTCACCTGGCCCCCCGCGGGCGGCAAGGTCGTCTGGTTCACCATCGCCCTCCCCGCTCCGCGCCGGTGCCCCGTGCTCAGGCCGGTCCTGGAGTTCCGGTGA
- a CDS encoding TIGR03885 family FMN-dependent LLM class oxidoreductase has product MATYGFHSSHEQIHPAELLKAVTRAEQAGFAAAMSSDHFSPWSKRQGQSGFAWSWLGAALHATELPFGVVNAPGQRYHPAIIAQAIGTLGAMFPGRFWAALGTGEASNEHITGDRWPRKDVRTARLRECVDVIRALLAGEEVSHDGLVTVDRARLWTRPDVPPKLVGAAVTARTARWCAEWADGLITVNAPIETLREVIGAYRDAGGRGKAALQVHLSWAESEDEALAIAHDQWRSNVFGPPVSWDLDTAELFDTVTADIPPSKVAEGVNVSADLGRHAAWINEYAELGFDEIYLHHVGQEQNAYIDAFGAKVLPQLR; this is encoded by the coding sequence ATGGCGACCTATGGCTTTCACTCATCACACGAGCAGATCCACCCGGCCGAGCTCCTGAAGGCGGTGACGCGGGCGGAGCAGGCGGGCTTCGCGGCGGCGATGTCGTCCGACCACTTCTCCCCGTGGAGCAAGCGGCAGGGTCAGTCCGGCTTCGCCTGGTCCTGGCTGGGTGCCGCCCTCCATGCCACGGAGCTGCCCTTCGGCGTGGTCAACGCGCCCGGCCAGCGCTACCACCCCGCGATCATCGCCCAGGCGATCGGCACCCTGGGGGCGATGTTCCCCGGCCGGTTCTGGGCGGCCCTGGGCACCGGGGAGGCGAGCAACGAGCACATCACCGGCGACCGGTGGCCGCGCAAGGACGTCCGTACGGCACGCCTGCGGGAGTGCGTCGACGTCATCCGGGCGCTGCTGGCGGGGGAGGAGGTCAGCCATGACGGCCTGGTGACCGTGGACCGCGCCCGGCTGTGGACCCGGCCGGATGTCCCGCCCAAACTGGTCGGAGCCGCCGTGACCGCCCGGACCGCCCGCTGGTGCGCGGAGTGGGCCGACGGTCTGATCACCGTCAACGCCCCGATCGAGACGCTGCGCGAGGTCATCGGGGCCTACCGGGACGCGGGCGGACGCGGGAAGGCCGCCCTCCAGGTCCATCTGAGCTGGGCCGAGAGCGAGGACGAGGCTCTGGCGATCGCACACGACCAGTGGCGGAGCAACGTCTTCGGCCCGCCGGTGAGCTGGGACCTCGACACCGCCGAACTCTTCGACACGGTCACCGCCGATATCCCGCCGTCGAAGGTGGCCGAAGGGGTCAACGTCTCCGCGGACCTGGGCCGGCACGCGGCCTGGATCAACGAGTACGCGGAGCTGGGCTTCGACGAGATCTATCTGCACCACGTCGGCCAGGAGCAGAACGCCTACATCGACGCCTTCGGCGCGAAGGTCCTGCCCCAGCTCCGCTGA
- a CDS encoding winged helix-turn-helix transcriptional regulator: protein MTMTRSRAQDPNVCGVTAAIAVIDGKWKTILLWLLESGPRRPGELRRRLPGLTEKVLTQTLREMEADGLVHREVHDVRPLKTVYSLTSFGHELSEALAPLSDWGHRRLEKLAASQPVS from the coding sequence ATGACGATGACGCGCAGCCGTGCCCAGGACCCGAATGTCTGCGGCGTGACCGCCGCGATTGCCGTGATCGACGGCAAGTGGAAGACGATATTGCTCTGGCTCCTGGAATCCGGTCCGCGCCGCCCCGGCGAGCTACGCCGGCGGCTGCCGGGCCTCACCGAGAAGGTGCTGACTCAGACGCTGCGGGAGATGGAGGCCGACGGACTGGTCCACCGGGAGGTGCACGATGTACGGCCGTTGAAGACTGTGTACTCTCTGACCTCATTCGGCCATGAGCTCTCCGAAGCGCTGGCACCGCTTTCCGACTGGGGCCATCGCCGCCTGGAGAAGCTGGCCGCATCGCAACCAGTCTCTTGA